CGAAACGGAAAACCAGGGCGCGACAGGCGGAAACCCGGCTCGGGCTGGTCCGGAGAGCGCGCCGGATGAACCGGGAACTCGCGGTCGCTTTCCCAGACGCGCACTGTGAGCTGGATTTCACCACTCCGCTCGAATTGGCGGTGGCGACAATACTTTCCGCGCAGTGCACCGATGAGCGCGTGAATCGCACCACCCCGGCGGTGTTCGCGCGGTACCCGGACGCTCGTGCCTACGCCGGGGCAAACCGCGCGGAGCTGGAGGAATACATCCGGCCCACCGGGTTCTACCGCAACAAGACCACCGCTCTGATCGGCCTCGGGCAGGCACTGCTCGAGCAGCATGATGGTGAATTGCCTCACACCTTGGTAGAACTCGTTCTTTTGCCCGGGATCGGACGCAAGACTGCCAACGTCATTCTCGGTAACGCGTTCGGGGTGCCCGGCATCACGGTCGACACACATTTCGGCCGCTTGGTGCGGCGCTGGCAGTGGACCGCCGAAGAAGATCCGGTGAAGGTCGAGCACATCGTCGGCGCGCTGATCGAGCGCAAGGAATGGACGATGCTGTCGCACCGGGTGATCTTTCACGGGCGCCGCGTCTGTCATGCCCGCAAACCGGCGTGCGGTGTGTGCGTCCTGGCCAAGGACTGCCCGTCGTTCGGGACCGGGCCGACCGATCCGGAGATCGCGGCCAAGCTTGTGAAGGGGCCGGAGCGGGAGCATCTGCTCGAGCTGGTGGGCCGGTGAGCTCGGAGCCCTCCGTCGGTAGAGGGATAGGGTACGGATGGCGTTGGGCACTTGCGGGTCTGATCGTGGTGGTAGCGCTCGCGGTCGCG
The DNA window shown above is from Nocardia sp. NBC_01730 and carries:
- the nth gene encoding endonuclease III; this encodes MVRRARRMNRELAVAFPDAHCELDFTTPLELAVATILSAQCTDERVNRTTPAVFARYPDARAYAGANRAELEEYIRPTGFYRNKTTALIGLGQALLEQHDGELPHTLVELVLLPGIGRKTANVILGNAFGVPGITVDTHFGRLVRRWQWTAEEDPVKVEHIVGALIERKEWTMLSHRVIFHGRRVCHARKPACGVCVLAKDCPSFGTGPTDPEIAAKLVKGPEREHLLELVGR